The region TCGAACCGCGCCAGGGCCAGTTGCTGCTCGGCGGGGTCGCCTTGAACCACTTGCTGGTGTTCGGCGCGCTGGCGCTGGTGGTGGCTTTCGCCTCGGCGACCCAGGACATCGTCATCGACGCTTGGCGCATCGAAAGCGCGTCCAGCCCCGAGCAGCAGGGGCTGCTGACCTCGACCTCGACCCTGGGCTACCGCGGCGCCCTGTTGGTCACCGACTCGTTGATCCTGATCCTCGCCGCGCAGGCCGGCTGGTCGCTGTCCTACGGTGCGATGGCGGCGTTGATGGGCGTCGGCGTGCTGGCGACGCTGTCGGCGCGCGAGCCGGCCGCTTCGGTGCTCGCCGCGGCGAGCCCGCACCCGGCGCTGTTCTCCGCCCGCGGCCTGTTCGACGCCCTGGTCGGCCCGTTCGTGGCCTTCTTCCGCCAGCACGGCCAATGGGCGCTGTTGATGCTGCTGACCATCAGCCTGTACCGGCTGCCGGATTTCCTGTTCGGGCCGATGGCCAATCCGTTCTACGCCGACCTCGGCATGGCCAAGGAAACCGTGGGCGCGGTGCGCGGCTCGTTCGGTCTGGTCGCGACCATCGCCGGGGTCGCCGCGGCCGGCCTGACCGCGGTGCGCTTCGGCTTCATCCAGACCCTGCTCGCCGGCGCGGTGCTCGGCCCGGGCTCGAACCTGGCCTTCGCCTACCTGGCCTTGCACGGTAACGACCCGGGCGTGTTCACCGCGGCGATGGTGATCGACAACTTCTGCAACGGCTATGCCGGCGTGGCCCTGGTCGGCTACATGTCCAGCCTGACCAACGTCGGCTACACCGCCACCCAGTACGCGCTGCTGAGCTCGTTCTACGCTTTGCTCGGCAAGGTGCTGAAGGGCTTGTCCGGCGTGGCGGTGGAGCACCTGGCGATCGATCGCAGCCTGCTCGAGGCCTACTCGCTGTTCTTCGTCGGCACCGCGCTGGTCGGCATCCCGGCCTTGCTGTTGTGCATCGTGCTGGTGGTGCGCAAACCGCCGGCAGCGGTACAAACAGCGGCCTGATCGCGGGCGCCTCGTGTCCGCCGGCAGGCGCCGGCCGTCGGTGCAGTCGAGTTCCTGAACGCGAATCCAGCAACTTCGTGTTGCTATCGATACGGCAACGATGGCACTTTGCTCGCCTGTGGCCGACATCATCCTGCACAACCTGGACGCCATCCTGGCCGACCGCATTCGCCGGGTCGCGGAGACGCGCGGCTGGAGTCTGCAGCGCACGGCCTTGCACCTGATCGAGAGCGGGCTGTTCGCGGTCGAGGCCGAGATGGTCGGGCGTTTCAGCGACACCGACGCGTCGGCGTTGCAGGAAGCGATCGCCGCCCTGGAGCACATCCCCAGCGACCCGGGGTTCTCCCTGATCGGCCGCGCCGAACCGGCCGCGCCCAAGCCGGCCGGGCCCGACTTCAGCAGCCTGGAACTGCTCGAAGAGTTCCGCATCAACACCGACCCGGCCTGAGGCCGGGTAGCGCCGACAGAGACGCCGGCTAGGCGGCCGGATGCACCGTGCCGAGCACGCGCGGGCCGCGCGCGCCGGTGACGCTGGGCAGGTTGCCCGGCAGTCCGCTCAACGTCTGCCGTGCCAGCCAGGCGAAGCCCATCGCCTCGACGAAATCCGGGTCCAGGCCGTAAGGCACGGTCGACTCGACCGCGACCCCGGGCAGATGCGCGGCGATCCGTTCGAGCAGGGCGCGATTGCGCACGCCGCCGCCGCAGGCCAGCACTCGCTTCGTCGCCGGCTGGTGCGCGCGCAAGGCATCGGCAGTGGTGATCGCGCTGAGTTCGAGCAGGGTCGCCTGCACGTCCTGTGGCGCCTGCGCGCCGCTCAGGCGGGCCTCGACCCATGCCAGGTGGAATTGCTCGCGTCCGGTGCTCTTCGGCGGCGGCAGGGCGAACCAGGGCTCGTCGAGCAGGCGCGCAAGCAGGTCCGCATCGACCGTGCCGCGCGCGGCGAAGGCGCCGTCGGCGTCGAACGCCGTGCCCAGGTGGCGTAGCGCCCAGGCGTCCATCAGGCAATTGGCCGGCCCGGTGTCGAAACCGCGCACGTCGCCGCGCGCCGGCAACAGGGTGAAGTTGGCGATTCCGCCGAGATTGAGCGCGGCCCGGTCCTCGGTGTCGGAATGCAGCAAGGCGGCGTGGAAGGCGGGCATCAGCGGCGCGCCGTGGCCGCCGGCGGCGACGTCGCGGCGGCGGAAATCGGCCACGGTGGCGATGCCGCTGCGTTCGGCGATGACTGCGCCGTCGCCGATCTGCCAGGTGAAAGGATGACGGCCGTCGTAGCCGGCGCCGGCCGGGCGATGGCGCACGGTCTGGCCGTGCGAGCCGATCGCGGCGACCTGCGATGCGGCCACGCCGGCTTCTCCGATCAGGCTCAGGGCCGCCTCGGCGAAGGCCTCGGCGACTTGCGCGTCGAGGGTGCCGAGCTCCTCCAGCGAACGCGCGTCGCCGCCCTGGCCGAGCGCGACCAGGCGCTCGCGCAGCGCGTCCTGCCAAGGATAGGTGCGGCCGAGCACCAGTTCGCAGCGGGTCGGCGCGGCGCCGTCTCCGAAGCGCACCAGGGCGGCGTCGATGCCGTCCGCGCTGGTCCCGGAGATCAGTCCAAGATAAAGGCCTGAAAGCGGCGTAGCGGCGTCAGTGGCAAACGGGACCGAAGAATTCTCAATCACGACGAAGCTCCGAAAGGCCTGAAAGCGGCGTAGCGATGTCGGCACCAGCCGGGACCGAAGAATTCTCAATCACGATGAAGCTCCGAGGCCTGAAAGCGGCGTAGCGGTGTCAGTGGCAAACGGGACCGAGGAATTCTCAATCACGCCGAGTTCCCTGTGCGGCATAGCGACCCACGGTAACGCGTCCCGCCCTGGCATGGCATCCATGACGCCATCCCAAAAAGCAGAAAGGCCTCCGAAGAGGCCTTTCGCTTGCCGCGGCCGGTCAGGCCTTGGTGGTCTTCTTCTTCGCCGCCGTCTTGGCCGGTGCTGCGGCCGGCGCCGGGCCGGCATCGGCGTAGATGATGTTCTCGACCTGGCGGATCCGCGCCAGAGCCACGCCGGTCTGGGTGCGGAACTGGGCCAGCGCCATGCCGCTCAGCGGCTCCGGCGGCGGCATCGTCACCGACAGCGGGTTGCGGTGCACGCCGTTGATGCGGAATTCGTAATGCAGGTGCGGGCCGGTCGCCAGGCCGGAGCTGCCGACATAGCCGATCACCGTGCCCTGGCCGACGTGCTGGCCCGGTCGGATGCGGCCGAAATTCGACATGTGCCCGTACAGCGTGGTGTAGCCGCGGCCGTGGTCGAGGATCACCGCGCGGCCGTAACCGCCCTTCCAGCCGACGAACTGCACGCGCGCATCGCCCGCGGCCATGATCGGCGTGCCGGTGCCCGCGCCGTAGTCGACGCCGGTGTGCATGCGGATGCGGCCCAGCACCGGATGACGGCGCGAGCCGAAGCCCGAGGTCAGGCGCGCATACGGAATCGGCATGCGGATGAAGCTCTTCTTGAGCGGGCGGCCGTCGCCGGTGAAGTACTCGGCCTTGCCGCCGCGCTCGAAGCGGAAGCCCGTATGCAGGCGGCCTTCGCTGGTGAAGGTCGCCGCCAGCACCGGACCGGTGCTGAGCAGTTCGCCTTCGCGCCAAGTCTGCTCGACCACGACGCTGAAACGATCTTCGGCGCCGACGTCTTCGTTGAAGTCGATGTCGTACTTGAAGATGTCGTCGGTCAGCGTGTTGATGTTGGCCGGCGTCAGCCCGACCTTGCGCGCCGAGCG is a window of Lysobacter antibioticus DNA encoding:
- a CDS encoding AmpG family muropeptide MFS transporter; its protein translation is MTSEAGAAAARAAPPARKGWRLVLANLREPKVLVMLLLGFSSGIPIYLVGNTLGFWMRENAIELSTIGFLSWVGLAYSLKFLWAPLVDKLDAPVLGRWLGRRRGWMLLSQLVVGAALVGMALVEPRQGQLLLGGVALNHLLVFGALALVVAFASATQDIVIDAWRIESASSPEQQGLLTSTSTLGYRGALLVTDSLILILAAQAGWSLSYGAMAALMGVGVLATLSAREPAASVLAAASPHPALFSARGLFDALVGPFVAFFRQHGQWALLMLLTISLYRLPDFLFGPMANPFYADLGMAKETVGAVRGSFGLVATIAGVAAAGLTAVRFGFIQTLLAGAVLGPGSNLAFAYLALHGNDPGVFTAAMVIDNFCNGYAGVALVGYMSSLTNVGYTATQYALLSSFYALLGKVLKGLSGVAVEHLAIDRSLLEAYSLFFVGTALVGIPALLLCIVLVVRKPPAAVQTAA
- a CDS encoding anhydro-N-acetylmuramic acid kinase encodes the protein MENSSVPFATDAATPLSGLYLGLISGTSADGIDAALVRFGDGAAPTRCELVLGRTYPWQDALRERLVALGQGGDARSLEELGTLDAQVAEAFAEAALSLIGEAGVAASQVAAIGSHGQTVRHRPAGAGYDGRHPFTWQIGDGAVIAERSGIATVADFRRRDVAAGGHGAPLMPAFHAALLHSDTEDRAALNLGGIANFTLLPARGDVRGFDTGPANCLMDAWALRHLGTAFDADGAFAARGTVDADLLARLLDEPWFALPPPKSTGREQFHLAWVEARLSGAQAPQDVQATLLELSAITTADALRAHQPATKRVLACGGGVRNRALLERIAAHLPGVAVESTVPYGLDPDFVEAMGFAWLARQTLSGLPGNLPSVTGARGPRVLGTVHPAA
- a CDS encoding M23 family metallopeptidase, whose product is MTVPEQASSVGAQRRERLKALREAALRRPVLARHLSDGFNGRWSGRQWVQAGLFATLGMMVAAIVPGFSQSTASVRVHEPRQSLALALPPLPIARVRGEHGDSWQLVRINRGETLGSVFKDLDIPASTMHKILEQPGAKEALKRMKPGTELGFDMPVNGSLRTFRYDRDDSHRIELSLAGDKITQKIITRPTESRTVVLSGKVGKSLFRSARKVGLTPANINTLTDDIFKYDIDFNEDVGAEDRFSVVVEQTWREGELLSTGPVLAATFTSEGRLHTGFRFERGGKAEYFTGDGRPLKKSFIRMPIPYARLTSGFGSRRHPVLGRIRMHTGVDYGAGTGTPIMAAGDARVQFVGWKGGYGRAVILDHGRGYTTLYGHMSNFGRIRPGQHVGQGTVIGYVGSSGLATGPHLHYEFRINGVHRNPLSVTMPPPEPLSGMALAQFRTQTGVALARIRQVENIIYADAGPAPAAAPAKTAAKKKTTKA